The genomic interval CTTTGTATCCGCCAAAAGGCAGTTCCGGGTAGCCGTCCATGTAGGAGTTGATCCAGATGGTGCCGGCGCGGACGTTGCGGGCAACCTGGAAGGCGTGGTCTATATTGCGCGTCCAGACGCCGGCTGATAAACCGTAAAGCGAATCGTTGGCAATGCGCACGGCATCATCTACTGTGTCAAACTCGATGATCGAAAGTACAGGGCCAAAGATTTCGTTTTTGGCGATATCCATGTCCGGCGACACATCTGTGAATACTGTTGGCTCGATGAAGCGACCGTTTTTAGATTCCATGGCTTTGCCACCGAGCTTCAATTGTGCGCCACCAGCTTTGCCGGCATCGATGTACTCAAAAATTTTATCGTACTGGTTGTCGTTGATGATGGCGCCCACCTTGGTTGCCTCATCAAGCGGATCACCGACTGGCACTGTCTTGGCGCGTTCCACTACTTGCTTGATGAACTGGTCCGCAATGGAGCTCTGCACGAGAAGCCGGCTGCCGGCATTACAGCATTCGCCCATATTGAAGTAGGCGCCAAACACAACAGCATCCAACGCTGCTTCGAGGTCTGCATCTGCAAACACAATCTGCGGGTTTTTACCTCCCAGCTCCAGGGAGACCTTTTTCAGGTTGCCCTGTGAAGCGGCTACGATTTTCTTTCCTACAGCCGTGGATCCCGTGAAAGAGATCATGTCGATGTCAGGGTGTTCAGCGATGCGCGCGCCGGCCGGGGCACCAAATCCGGTTACGATGTTGACAACGCCAGCAGGGAAACCCACTTCCTGTAGAATGTTACCAAGTCGTAGTGTGGTGCCCGGTGTCAGTTCACTTGGCTTGATCACAGCCGTACAGCCAGTGGCCAGTGCAAAAGGCAGTTTCTGACTGATAATGAGGAGCGGGAAATTCCAGGGCGTGATCATGCCCACGACCCCAATGGGTTCACGAAGCACCATCCCCAACATGTCGGGGCCCAGGGTATTGTATGTGTCGCCATACGTGTGACGTGCAAGTGTTGCTGCATACTCCCACAGATCTGCTGTACCCATCATTTCGCCGCGGGCCTGCGCAACGGGTTTGCCGCTCTCGAGTGCTTCGATACGCGCCAAGTCATCTGCATCTTCCCGAATAATTTCGCCGACACGGTGGAGCAAGCGCGCCCGGTCTGCGCCTTTCATCAAGCGCCAGGTACTGTCTTCAAAGGCAGTTTTTGCTGCAGCGACAGCGGCATCGACATCCGCTACGCCGGCGCGAGGATACGTGCCTACCTTAATACCGTGTCCGGGGCTGTCACGATGATAGCGATCACCGCTCTGCGCCTCAACCCAGTCGCCGGCGATTAACATCTGATAAGAAACTGGTTCTTTTGGGAGATTGGGCATAAGTAGACGGATTCCTGTAGGTGTATGACTGCTTGACGATATAGTGGTACTGCAAAAAAGGTGCGGGGTTTTGCTGGATTTCTGCAGGTAAATAAAAATACTTACTGTCCCTTGAAAACCGGAGGGCGTTTTTCTTTGAACGAAGCTACGCCTTCAATTGCATCTTCTGTAAACCGGGCAAAGCCAGACGCCAACGCTTCCAGTTGGAAGCCCGAACTGCCGGCCGCGTTGCCATCAATAAGTTGCTTGGTCATTTGTACTGCCAGGGGGCCATTGTTACAAATGGCGGATGCCATATTTTGGGCGTGTTGTTCGAGTGTGTCCGTATCAACAACTTCGTTAACCAGGCCCCACGAAGCGGCCTGTTCTGCTGAGATACGCATGCCGGTGAAAACCATCTGCTTGGCGCGGGCTGCACCGACAAGTGCTGGTAACCGGTTTGTGCCACCCCAGCCTGGTACAATGCCAAGCTGCACCTCGGGCAGGGCAAGCTGCACATGATTCGCGGCAAGCCGTATATCAGCAGCGAGGGCCAGTTCAAGTCCACCGCCGAATGTGTAGCCATTGAGCACCGCAATGGTTGGCACCCGTAGCCGCGCCAGTAGATCGAAAATGCGGTGTCCTTCGGTGATCCAGTTGCGCCACATCGCCACAGCGTCCAGATCAGCCCAGGCATGGATGTCTGCACCCACGCAGAATGATCGGTCGCCGGCACCTTTTATCAAGAGTACCCGGATATCAGCATCGCGAGAAAGCGCGAGGAGGTGCTGTTCCATTTGTAAGAGCATCTCCACTGTCAATGCATTCAGTTTCTCTGGTCGGTTAAGCGTAAGTGTGGCAATAGGGCCGGCTTTGTCCAGTTCAATGGGCATAACGTTCTTTGATTGGGTGGTAAGCCTGCTGGCTAAACAACTTTGCCTGCTCTAATAATGGCGGCTCCTTTTTCACCGACCATGATAGAGGGGGCTTGCGTATTGCCACTGATCAAAGTGGGCATAATCGAAGCGTCAATCACCCGCAGGCCATTCATGCCATGTACGCGGAGCTGTGTATCAACAACAGCCATGTCATCACTGCCCATTTTGCATGAGCCAACCGGGTGGTAATCCGTTTTCGACCATTTACGGATGTAGTCTTTGATTTCTTCATCCGACTGGTTTTCGATACCGGGCATCAGTTCTCTTTTAATAAAAGGCTTGAATGCCGGCGAATTCAGGATTTTACGTCCCCACTTAAAACCAGCAATAGAGATTTTCCAATCATAGGGATCGTCCAGGAAGTTGGGGTCAATATTCGGCGCATCCAACGGGTTTGATGACTTAAGTGTCACCGAGCCGATGCTCTTTGGTCTCAGGTTGCAAGTGTTAATTGTGATGCCGTGCCCCTTGATCCGCTTTCTGCCGTGATCGACAACGTAGGCAGGCAGGCAGTGGATCTGGATGTCTGGAGAGCGGACATCTATGCCGCTAAACTCTTTGCTGTAGACGAAGCAGCCGGCTTCAGCAACACAGGCGGTTACCGGACCTGTTTTGTATAGCAAATACTGGATGCCATGCCGCACGGCTTTGTCCCAGCGATCCTCACCGTTATAACTAAGCGGCTGGCTACACTCTGCAGCAATGTAGACATCCATGTGATCCTGAAAATTCTTACCTACACCCGGCAGGTTGTGGACAACATCGATACCAAGTGCTTTTAATTCATCTGCGGGTCCAATACCAGACAGTAGCAGGAGCTTTGGCGAGTTTGCCGCGCCGCCGCTCAGGATCACTTCCCGGTTTGCATAAAGAGACAGTTTTTCTTTGTTGTTGCGGAAGTACTCGATGCCTACAGCTCTGTTGTTTTCTGTAAGCACCCGCGTAGCCATGGCCCGTGTAATAACCGTCAGGTTTTTTCTGTTTCTTGCCGGCTTTAGAAATGCCGTTGCAGCGCTTTCTCTTTTGACATCGCGCTGCGTGACCTGGTAGAAGCTGACACCTTCTTGTTTGGCACCGTTGTGATCTGGGGTGTAAGGAATGCCGGCTTCTTGTGCTGATCGCACAAACGCACGGGTAAGCTGGTTGGACTGGGTCTGGTCTGCTACATTAAGCGGACCTCCGCTGCCATGGAATTCATCTACAAACCGCTCATTGTTTTCCGATTTT from Bacteroidota bacterium carries:
- a CDS encoding aldehyde dehydrogenase family protein; translation: MPNLPKEPVSYQMLIAGDWVEAQSGDRYHRDSPGHGIKVGTYPRAGVADVDAAVAAAKTAFEDSTWRLMKGADRARLLHRVGEIIREDADDLARIEALESGKPVAQARGEMMGTADLWEYAATLARHTYGDTYNTLGPDMLGMVLREPIGVVGMITPWNFPLLIISQKLPFALATGCTAVIKPSELTPGTTLRLGNILQEVGFPAGVVNIVTGFGAPAGARIAEHPDIDMISFTGSTAVGKKIVAASQGNLKKVSLELGGKNPQIVFADADLEAALDAVVFGAYFNMGECCNAGSRLLVQSSIADQFIKQVVERAKTVPVGDPLDEATKVGAIINDNQYDKIFEYIDAGKAGGAQLKLGGKAMESKNGRFIEPTVFTDVSPDMDIAKNEIFGPVLSIIEFDTVDDAVRIANDSLYGLSAGVWTRNIDHAFQVARNVRAGTIWINSYMDGYPELPFGGYKESGQGRELGRFTLDEFCELKTIQLHMGPRTNWWHKED
- a CDS encoding enoyl-CoA hydratase-related protein, whose protein sequence is MPIELDKAGPIATLTLNRPEKLNALTVEMLLQMEQHLLALSRDADIRVLLIKGAGDRSFCVGADIHAWADLDAVAMWRNWITEGHRIFDLLARLRVPTIAVLNGYTFGGGLELALAADIRLAANHVQLALPEVQLGIVPGWGGTNRLPALVGAARAKQMVFTGMRISAEQAASWGLVNEVVDTDTLEQHAQNMASAICNNGPLAVQMTKQLIDGNAAGSSGFQLEALASGFARFTEDAIEGVASFKEKRPPVFKGQ
- a CDS encoding choline dehydrogenase — translated: MPSNKNATYDYIVVGAGAAGCAVANRLSEDPNVSVAILEAGGKDSNPLIHMPAGFTKLTGDDVNWGFQTVPQPQVNNRKMHYPQGRTLGGSTSINAMIYIRGHRLDYDEWRDLGNEGWGYDGVLPYFKKSENNERFVDEFHGSGGPLNVADQTQSNQLTRAFVRSAQEAGIPYTPDHNGAKQEGVSFYQVTQRDVKRESAATAFLKPARNRKNLTVITRAMATRVLTENNRAVGIEYFRNNKEKLSLYANREVILSGGAANSPKLLLLSGIGPADELKALGIDVVHNLPGVGKNFQDHMDVYIAAECSQPLSYNGEDRWDKAVRHGIQYLLYKTGPVTACVAEAGCFVYSKEFSGIDVRSPDIQIHCLPAYVVDHGRKRIKGHGITINTCNLRPKSIGSVTLKSSNPLDAPNIDPNFLDDPYDWKISIAGFKWGRKILNSPAFKPFIKRELMPGIENQSDEEIKDYIRKWSKTDYHPVGSCKMGSDDMAVVDTQLRVHGMNGLRVIDASIMPTLISGNTQAPSIMVGEKGAAIIRAGKVV